One region of Quercus lobata isolate SW786 chromosome 2, ValleyOak3.0 Primary Assembly, whole genome shotgun sequence genomic DNA includes:
- the LOC115977678 gene encoding START domain-containing protein 10: MSSPAPAPCSRSWSISEDSLRRYVHFASESCIQELLSASDSNRAANDNDGWKVLTLENGVEISKRRSGSLHTFRSRWLLRSVSPQQFITVANAIDAAKQWDPDLVEAKYIKDLEDNLSIIRLRFGDSSKPLFRKREFIVYERRETMEDGTLVVAVASLPKEIAAGLHPKQNNAIRGLLLQSGWVVEKLEDDSCLVTYVVQLDPAGWLPKCFVNRLNTKLVMIIENLRKLAQACPIEGDT, encoded by the exons ATGAGCAGTCCAGCTCCAGCACCTTGCAGCCGATCTTG GTCCATAAGCGAGGACTCCCTGAGAAGGTACGTGCATTTTGCGAGTGAGAGCTGCATACAGGAGTTGCTGTCAGCTTCAGACTCAAATAGGGCTGCAAATGACAATGATGGTTGGAAGGTTCTTACTCTAGAAAATGGAGTTGAGATATCAAAACGCAGGTCTGGATCACTTCACACTTTTCGTAGCCGCTGGCTACTCAGATCAGTCTCACCTCAACAATTCATCACTGTTGCTAATGCCATTGATGCTGCAAAG CAATGGGACCCTGATTTGGTGGAAGCAAAGTATATAAAAGATCTTGAGGATAATCTCAGCATCATACGTCTCAGGTTTGGAGATAGCTCTAAGCCTCTATTTAGGAAAAGAGAATTCATAGTTTATGAGCGACGTGAAACCATGGAAGACGGCACCTTG GTAGTAGCGGTTGCTTCACTGCCAAAGGAGATAGCTGCTGGATTGCATCCAAAGCAAAATAATGCAATCAGAGGACTACTGCTTCAGTCTGGGTGGGTTGTGGAGAAGCTTGAAGATGACTCCTGCCTGGTAACTTATGTTGTCCAG CTAGATCCTGCTGGGTGGCTGCCCAAGTGTTTTGTTAATCGGCTTAACACAAAGCTAGTTATGATCATTGAAAATCTTAGGAAACTAGCGCAGGCTTGTCCGATTGAAGGTGATACATAA